In the genome of Paenibacillus pabuli, the window TTCACGATGAGCGAAGACGAGCCTCCGCCATCCAGATTATAGGCGTCCACTACACCCAACTTGTACAACCGTCCTTGCAGCTCTTCCAGGGTTGCTCCAGAGCTGCCTGCTTCGTTGTACCCGTCAACTACTATAATCAACAATTGATCATCCTTGTAGTTACCGATCACCGTGCGTGGAGCCCGCTTGGGTGACACTTTCCATTTGGCCGGAATGACCGTTTTTTGTCCGTTCTGCAAGAGCACGGGTACAAATGTGGCACCAAATTGTGGTTGTAGGCGATCCAGGGAACTTTTGTCGAAAAATTTACCGCCTACCAGCTTACCGGCATGATCAAGACCTACAAAAAACAGATCCTTAAAGCTGGCTTGAAAACCATTCACATACTTGCCGTCCATAACAGTTGTACTCAGCGGATACCGTTTGCCGCCGCTGTCTGCAAATCCTCCGGCATTAATTCCGGCAATGGCACCATTGCGTTTAACCGCCTGCATGGTTGTCTCAGATCGGCCTGGTTCGCTGGCCAGAGCCATCTTCATGGCCGTAGGATCTTTTAACTTGATTTTCATCGCATAGCCCTTATAGGTGCCCGGGTTGACCCTATAGAGTTCAATCGTAAGCCGATCACTGTCGATCCGCTCAAACGGAACGCCCAGCTTGGATGAGATCCGTTGATTATAGATCTTTTCCGGGCGAGCAGCTTGAACTGTAGCCTTCTGCACAAGCGTCGACATCGTGCTCGTTGTCTGATTGTACAGCTGTGTTGTTCTTTTAATAGAAGAAGAAGTCTGAACAGCAGCTTCTTTTGCCCCTGCAAGCTCATGGCTAATGGCCTGAGTCTGGGTTGTAACGGTCTCTTCAGCCAGACCGGAATCAATGAAATCTCCGGGTTCAAACGGAGGACGAATCAACAGCATGCATAAAATTAATCCAACAAAAGGAGCAAGTCCAAGCATAAATAAACGATTAACCTTTTTTACGGGGGTAATCATTTGAGCAGGTCCATCTTTTTCTGGAGTGTCTCCAGTTGTTTTTTGACTTCGCTCAGCTGGGTATACAATTTGTTGCTGTTGTCGGTTTTATCGTTTGCATTATCCTTGGTGAACGTCAGCAATTCATTAAAGGACTGCACCTGGCCCTGCAGGTCGGC includes:
- a CDS encoding phosphodiester glycosidase family protein, with protein sequence MITPVKKVNRLFMLGLAPFVGLILCMLLIRPPFEPGDFIDSGLAEETVTTQTQAISHELAGAKEAAVQTSSSIKRTTQLYNQTTSTMSTLVQKATVQAARPEKIYNQRISSKLGVPFERIDSDRLTIELYRVNPGTYKGYAMKIKLKDPTAMKMALASEPGRSETTMQAVKRNGAIAGINAGGFADSGGKRYPLSTTVMDGKYVNGFQASFKDLFFVGLDHAGKLVGGKFFDKSSLDRLQPQFGATFVPVLLQNGQKTVIPAKWKVSPKRAPRTVIGNYKDDQLLIIVVDGYNEAGSSGATLEELQGRLYKLGVVDAYNLDGGGSSSLIVNNRVVNNPSDGNLRPVPTHFLFYK